A window of Limosilactobacillus sp. WILCCON 0051 genomic DNA:
GCTAGATAAACCTTGCGTAGTATACCATAGAGTACACAATTACGCAAGGATTCAACTAACAATGAGTCTTAAAGGCTAGTCAGAACTTCCTTAACGGCTTGATAAACCTTATCGATGTCTTGTTCACCATCGATCTCATGGAGAATCCCCATTTGCTTGTAAAAGTCGATCAGTGGCGTGTTCAGTTTAATGTTGACGTCTAACCGGTTCTTAACGGTTGCGGGCTTATCATCATCACGTTGGTAGAAGTCGTGGGAACCACAGACATCACAAGTGCCTTCAACCTTTGGTGGGTTGGAAAGCGTGTTGTAGGTCGTACCACACTTCCGGCAAATGATTCGGCTGCTCAGACGCTTAACCAACACGTCAGGGTTAACATCAATGTCGATTACTGCATCCAACTTACGGCCATCATCAGCCAACATCTTGTTGAGGGCTTCGGCTTGCGCCAAGTTGCGAGGGAAGCCATCCAACATGAAACCTTGTTTGGTGTCATCTTGAGCCAAACGTTCCTTCACAATGCCATTCGTAACTTCGTCAGGGACCAATTCGCCTTTATCGATATATTTCTTGGCTTCCAGACCCATTGGCGTTTCGTTCTTGATTGCTGCCCGGAAGATATCACCAGTTGAGATATGTGGGATATCAAAGTCCTTGACGATTTCTTGGGCTTGCGTACCTTTACCGGCACCAGGCAGACCCATCAAAACGAGGTTCATCGTACTCATTTGCCAATTCCTCCTATTTTATTCGCGGATAAATCCAATATACTCACGTTTCATCGTTAAACTACGCATCTGCCGGACAACGTCCAAGGCAATTTGAACGACAATCAACAAACTGGTACCACCTAAACCAATTGATTGGCTAAGGTTCCAGATGTTGCTGGCCAGCAGCGGAATCAATGAAATCAATCCCAAGAATAACGATCCAACCGTAGACAAACGCATCAACAGTCCTGAAACAAAGTCCTGCGTGCCTTTGCCTGGCCAAACGCCAGAGATGTAGCTGCCTTGCTTTTGCAAGTTTTCCGCGAGTTTTTCTGGATTAACTTGAACAAAGGCGTAGAAAAAGGTAAATACAACAATCAAAAATACATACAGCGCAATGCCTGGACCAGACTGCATATTAAAAATCGTTGTCATAACCTGATACCAGGTATCTTGACTATGATTTTGCTGAAAGGCCATTAAGATCGTTTGCGGCGTCGAGATAAACGAGCCAGCAAAGATCACTGGAATCACCCCAGAAACGTTGATCTTTAATGGAAGATAACTGTTTGACGGCGAAGTAGTTGTCCGCCGCGTGTATTGAATCGGCAAACGCCGTTCGGCCTGTTGAAACCAGGTAACGAACGTCACGATTGCCAATATCGCAACTACAACCAGGGCAATAAAGCCAATTCCCATCCAGAGGTTTGCGCCAGATTCACCAGTGATCTGATCATTCCATAACTGCTTGATCCCATTTGGCATTTCAGCGATGATCCCAGCAAAGATCAGCATTGAAACACCATTACCGAGACCGCGCTCGGTAATCATGTCCCCTAACCAAGTAGCAAACATGGTTCCGGCAGTTAAAATCAGACCAATCGTGATATAGGTTTCCACCCCCGGATTGTTAACCAGTTTAATCGTGCTTAATGCGTTAAAGCCCGCGGTGATTCCAATCGATTGGATAAAACCAAGGACGATCGTTAACCATCGCGTAGCCTGATTAAGCTTCCGTCGACCAACTTCCCCTTGTTTGCTCCATTCGACAAACTTAGGAACGATATCCATTTGAAGAAGTTGAACTACGATTTGAGCCGTGATGTACGGGGAAACCCCCATCGCAAATAATGAGTAGTTATCCAAACCGCCACCACTGAAAGTGTTCAAGATTGATGCCAAGCCGGTACTAGAGATCTGCTCTAAGGCAGCAGCATTTACACCGGGTACCGTAATAGAGGCACCTAACCGGTAAACAATCAGTACAAACAAGGTGAACAGAATCTTCTTACGAATATCCTTAACCTTGAATGCATTTTTGACGGTTGTGAACAATTACATCACCTCAGTTTTACCACCAGCAGCTTCAATTGCCTTAATAGCTGAAGCAGAAAACTTGTTGGCTTTAACGGTCAGCTTCTTGGTCAACTTACCATTGCCCAGAATCTTAACACCGCTTTTAACGTTCTTGATCACGCCGTTTTCCAGCAGAACAGCTGGCGTAACTTCGGCACCATCATCAAAACGGTTCAGCGTCGTCAGGTTTACAATAGCGTATTCCTTACGGTTGATGTTGCTGAAACCACGCTTTGGCATTTGACGGTACAGAGGCATTTGGCCCCCTTCAAAGCCCAGACGAGTCTTACCATGAGCCTTTTGACCCTTAGTACCACGACCAGAAGTGAAACCGTGACCAGATGACAGACCACGACCCTTACGCAGACGCTTGAAACGGGAACCAGCAGCTGGCTTCAATTCGTTTAATTTCATTAGGTAGGCACCTCCTTATTGTAGATTTTTAATTACTTGACTTCTTCAATGGAAACCAAGTGAGCAACCTTAAAGATTGCACCACGCGTTGCCGCGTTGTCTGGCAGGACATTGGAGCTGCCGATCTTGCCCAGACCCAATGCCTTAACCGTACGACGTTGAGTTGGCTTACGGTGGGCAACACTGTGGATCAAAGTAACTTTAACTTTAGCCATGATCTATGTCCTCCTTATTCTGCCAGGTGATCAACGGAGACGCCACGAAGTTGAGAAACTTCTTCGGCACTCTTCAGAGCCTTCAGACCTTCAAACGTTGCACGAACAACGTTGATTGGCGTGTTGGAGCCCAAACGCTTGGAAGTAACGTCAGCAACGCCGGCCAGTTCCATAACGTTACGAACCGCACCACCGGCAGCAACCCCAGAACCTTCAACGGCTGGCTTGAGCATGATCTTGCCACCGCCGAAAGTACCAATAACTTCGTGAGGAATGGTCGTACCAACGATTGGAACTTCAATCAGGTTCTTTTGAGCAGCTGCAGAAGCCTTGCGGATAGCTTCTGGAACTTCTTGAGCCTTACCAGTACCAAAACCAACGTGACCCTTCTTGTCGCCGACAATTACCAAAGCGGCAAAGCGCAGACGACGACCACCCTTAACAACCTTGGTAACCCGGTTGATCGAAACGACTTGATCTTCCAGATCCAGCTTGGATGGGTCAATGTAAGATTGTGATGCCATACAGGTTATTCCTCCTTTTCCTTAGAATTGCAGACCGTTTTCACGAGCTGCTTCAGCCAGGGCTTGTACACGACCATGGTACAGGTAGCCACCACGGTCAAAAACAACGCTGCTGATGTTCTTTTCTACACCGCGCTTAGCGATCAGAGCACCAACACCGGCAGCTTGTTCCGTCTTAGTGTTGCCACTGACTTCACTGTCGAGAGTTGAGGCACTTGCGAGCGTCACACCCTTTACGTCATCAATCAATTGAGCGTAAATGTTTTTGTTAGAACGGTAAACACTTAAACGTGGGCGCTCTGCAGTACCAGAGATCTTACCGCGAACGCGCATGTGACGGCGTTGACGGATCTTGTTCTTATCTGGTTTAGAAATCACAACTGTCACCTCTTGATTCTTTTAATTTTGGTTTTAAATTATTTATGCAGCTAAGCTGCTAGACGATTACTTACCAGTCTTACCTTCCTTACGCAGGATGTATTCATCTTCGTAACGAATACCCTTACCCTTGTAAGGTTCTGGTGAACGAACGGCACGAACTTCGGCAGCAAATTGGCCAACGTGTTCTTTGTTGATACCGCTGATTTCAATCGTCGTGTTGTCTGGAACGTTAACTTCCAGATCTTCTGGCTTTTCCATTTCAACTGGGTTGGAGTAACCAACAGTCAGGATCAGCTTGCTACCCTTGGCTTGAGCACGGTAACCAACACCGACCAGCTTCAGAGTCTTCTTAAACCCGTTGACAACACCTTCGATCATGTTGTTAACATTGGCACGCGTAGTACCGTGGACCATCTTAGCCTTCTTGTCGTCATTTTCCCGTTCAAACGTTACTTCGCTGTCAGTAACGTTCATCTTGATCAATGGGGAGATTTCGCGACTCAGAGTACCCTTAGGCCCCTTAACAGTTACGACGTTGCCTGATTGAGAAACCTCTACGCCTTGTGGCAGTTCGATTGCCTTGTAACCAATACGACTCATGTGTACACCTCCGATCTTATTTAATTAATTACCAAATGTAGGCGATAACTTCGCCACCGATTTTCTTAGCACGGGCAACCTTGTCAGTCACAACCCCTTCAGAAGTTGAGATGATGGCAATACCCAAACCATTGAGAACCTTTGGCACAGCGTCAGCCTTAACGTAAGAACGCAGACCAGGCTTTGAAATCCGCTTCAGACCAGAAATGACACGTTCGCCATCCTTGCCGTACTTCAGGAATACGCGGATGATGCCTTGCTTGTTGTCTTCAACGTATTCAACATCGCGAATGAAACCTTCTTGCTTCAAGATTTCAGCGATGTCCTTCTTCATCTTTGATGCAGGTACTTCTACAGAATCGTGGTGTGCCATGTTGGCATTGCGAATCCGAGTCAGAAAATCTGCAATTGGATCACTCATAGACATCGATATTTTCCTCCTTTGTCGGTGATTTGTTTACCAGCTAGCCTTCTTCATACCAGGAATTTGTCCTTCATGGGCAAGTTGACGCAAGCAAATCCGGCATAGGTGGAACTTACGGTAAACGGAGTGCGGACGGCCACAACGAACACAACGCGTGTAGGCACGCGTGGAGTACTTGGCTGGGCGGTTGCACTTAGCGATCATTGATTTTTTAGCCAATTTGTGGACCTCCTTAATTACTTAGCGAATGGCATGCCCATTTGAGCAAGCAATTCATGACCTTCTTCATCAGAGTTGGCAGTCGTAACGATAACAATGTCCAGACCGCGAACGTGGTTAACCTTGTCGTAGTCGATTTCTGGGAAGATCAGTTGTTCGCGAACACCCAACGTGTAGTTACCGTGACCATCAAATGACTTGTTTGATACACCATGGAAGTCACGAACACGTGGCAGTGAAACGTTGATCAGCTTGTCCAGGAAGTCGTACATACGAGTACCGCGCAGCGTAACCTTGGCACCGATGGACATACCTTCACGCAGACGGAAGCCGGCGATGGACTTCTTAGCCTTAGTGATCAGTGGCTTTTGACCAGCAATCAGACCCAGTTCTTCAACAGCTTCATCCAACAGCTTGGAGTTTTGAGTAGCGTCACCGACACCCATGTTCAAAACGATCTTGTCGATCTTAGGAACAGCCATTACAGAAGTGTAGTTGAACTTGTCAGTCAAAGCTGGACGTACTTCACTTTCGTACTTTGCTTTTAAACGGTTTTCCATGAGCAATAATTCCTCCTTCCCCTATTTTTTAGTCGATCGTCTTGCCAGACTTCTTGGCAACACGAACTTTTTTACCGTCAACGACCTTGAAACCAACACGAGTAGGTTCGTTGGTAGATGGGTCAATCAGCATAACGTTAGATGCTTGGATTGGTGCTTCTGCATCAATAATCCCACCGTTTGGGTTAGCGTTGTTTGGCTTTTGATGTTTCTTGATTTGGTTAACGCCTTCAACGATCACGCGGTTTTCCTTGACCAGGACCTTCTTGATGGTACCTTCCTTGCCCTTGTCCTTACCGGCGATGACGCGAACCTTGTCACCTGTCTTTAAAAACATGTGGTGTGCACCTCCTTATTTTCGGTTAATCTTACAGAACTTCTGGAGCCAGGGAGATGATCTTCATAAAGTCATCATCACGCAGCTCACGAGCGATTGGGCCAAAAATACGGGTACCCTTAGGGCTCTTGTCGTTGTTGATCAGGACAGCAGCGTTTTCGTCAAACTTGATGTATGAACCGTCCTTACGGTGCAGACCATGCTTCGTCCGTACAACGACGGCCTTTACAACGTCACCCTTTTTGACAACGCCACCTGGTGTTGCTTGTTTTACAGTAGCGACAATAATGTCACCAATATTACCGGTCTTAACACGGGAACCACCCAAGATCTTGATTACCAAGATTTCGCGGGCACCTGAGTTGTCAGCGACCTTCAACCGACTTTCCTGTTGAATCACTGTTAGTGTCCTCCTTCCATCAGTAAGTAAGAATAATTAAGAATACGAAATCATCACAAAGCGGGATTAATCAGCTTTCTTAACGATCTTAACCAGACGGAAACGCTTCTTAGCAGACAGAGGCCGAGTTTCCATGATTTCAACCGTATCGCCGGACTTTGCTTCGTTGTTTTCATCGTGAGCGTAGTACTTCTTTGAGTACCGTACACGCTTGCCGTAAACTGGGGCACTCTTGTAAGTGTCGATTACGACAGTGATGGTCTTGTCCATCTTGTCGGAAACAACGCGGCCTTGGTAGACCTTACGTGCATTACGTTCATCACTCATGCGCTAATCCTCCTTTTCGTATTCTTATTTGTTTAATTCTTGTTGACGAAGAACTGTCTTAACCCGTGCAATGTTCTTGCGAACGCTCTTAA
This region includes:
- a CDS encoding adenylate kinase, which codes for MNLVLMGLPGAGKGTQAQEIVKDFDIPHISTGDIFRAAIKNETPMGLEAKKYIDKGELVPDEVTNGIVKERLAQDDTKQGFMLDGFPRNLAQAEALNKMLADDGRKLDAVIDIDVNPDVLVKRLSSRIICRKCGTTYNTLSNPPKVEGTCDVCGSHDFYQRDDDKPATVKNRLDVNIKLNTPLIDFYKQMGILHEIDGEQDIDKVYQAVKEVLTSL
- the secY gene encoding preprotein translocase subunit SecY produces the protein MFTTVKNAFKVKDIRKKILFTLFVLIVYRLGASITVPGVNAAALEQISSTGLASILNTFSGGGLDNYSLFAMGVSPYITAQIVVQLLQMDIVPKFVEWSKQGEVGRRKLNQATRWLTIVLGFIQSIGITAGFNALSTIKLVNNPGVETYITIGLILTAGTMFATWLGDMITERGLGNGVSMLIFAGIIAEMPNGIKQLWNDQITGESGANLWMGIGFIALVVVAILAIVTFVTWFQQAERRLPIQYTRRTTTSPSNSYLPLKINVSGVIPVIFAGSFISTPQTILMAFQQNHSQDTWYQVMTTIFNMQSGPGIALYVFLIVVFTFFYAFVQVNPEKLAENLQKQGSYISGVWPGKGTQDFVSGLLMRLSTVGSLFLGLISLIPLLASNIWNLSQSIGLGGTSLLIVVQIALDVVRQMRSLTMKREYIGFIRE
- the rplO gene encoding 50S ribosomal protein L15, with the translated sequence MKLNELKPAAGSRFKRLRKGRGLSSGHGFTSGRGTKGQKAHGKTRLGFEGGQMPLYRQMPKRGFSNINRKEYAIVNLTTLNRFDDGAEVTPAVLLENGVIKNVKSGVKILGNGKLTKKLTVKANKFSASAIKAIEAAGGKTEVM
- the rpmD gene encoding 50S ribosomal protein L30; the encoded protein is MAKVKVTLIHSVAHRKPTQRRTVKALGLGKIGSSNVLPDNAATRGAIFKVAHLVSIEEVK
- the rpsE gene encoding 30S ribosomal protein S5, whose protein sequence is MASQSYIDPSKLDLEDQVVSINRVTKVVKGGRRLRFAALVIVGDKKGHVGFGTGKAQEVPEAIRKASAAAQKNLIEVPIVGTTIPHEVIGTFGGGKIMLKPAVEGSGVAAGGAVRNVMELAGVADVTSKRLGSNTPINVVRATFEGLKALKSAEEVSQLRGVSVDHLAE
- the rplR gene encoding 50S ribosomal protein L18 encodes the protein MTVVISKPDKNKIRQRRHMRVRGKISGTAERPRLSVYRSNKNIYAQLIDDVKGVTLASASTLDSEVSGNTKTEQAAGVGALIAKRGVEKNISSVVFDRGGYLYHGRVQALAEAARENGLQF
- the rplF gene encoding 50S ribosomal protein L6 — translated: MSRIGYKAIELPQGVEVSQSGNVVTVKGPKGTLSREISPLIKMNVTDSEVTFERENDDKKAKMVHGTTRANVNNMIEGVVNGFKKTLKLVGVGYRAQAKGSKLILTVGYSNPVEMEKPEDLEVNVPDNTTIEISGINKEHVGQFAAEVRAVRSPEPYKGKGIRYEDEYILRKEGKTGK
- the rpsH gene encoding 30S ribosomal protein S8: MSMSDPIADFLTRIRNANMAHHDSVEVPASKMKKDIAEILKQEGFIRDVEYVEDNKQGIIRVFLKYGKDGERVISGLKRISKPGLRSYVKADAVPKVLNGLGIAIISTSEGVVTDKVARAKKIGGEVIAYIW
- a CDS encoding type Z 30S ribosomal protein S14; protein product: MAKKSMIAKCNRPAKYSTRAYTRCVRCGRPHSVYRKFHLCRICLRQLAHEGQIPGMKKASW
- the rplE gene encoding 50S ribosomal protein L5 codes for the protein MENRLKAKYESEVRPALTDKFNYTSVMAVPKIDKIVLNMGVGDATQNSKLLDEAVEELGLIAGQKPLITKAKKSIAGFRLREGMSIGAKVTLRGTRMYDFLDKLINVSLPRVRDFHGVSNKSFDGHGNYTLGVREQLIFPEIDYDKVNHVRGLDIVIVTTANSDEEGHELLAQMGMPFAK
- the rplX gene encoding 50S ribosomal protein L24: MFLKTGDKVRVIAGKDKGKEGTIKKVLVKENRVIVEGVNQIKKHQKPNNANPNGGIIDAEAPIQASNVMLIDPSTNEPTRVGFKVVDGKKVRVAKKSGKTID
- the rplN gene encoding 50S ribosomal protein L14, which codes for MIQQESRLKVADNSGAREILVIKILGGSRVKTGNIGDIIVATVKQATPGGVVKKGDVVKAVVVRTKHGLHRKDGSYIKFDENAAVLINNDKSPKGTRIFGPIARELRDDDFMKIISLAPEVL
- the rpsQ gene encoding 30S ribosomal protein S17; translated protein: MSDERNARKVYQGRVVSDKMDKTITVVIDTYKSAPVYGKRVRYSKKYYAHDENNEAKSGDTVEIMETRPLSAKKRFRLVKIVKKAD